CGGCTCTACCAGCCCACCCCGGAGGCCACGGCGCGGCGCGAGGAGTCGTTCGAGGCGGAGTCCACGCCGGGTTTGCACTGAGGGCGGCGCTCGATGCGGCACTCCTTCACGCCGCGGCCCTCGACGGCCGTCACCTCGTGGTGGGCCGCTCCGCCATGCGCGGCGGAATGATTGACCCCCAGCACAATCGCCAGAGGGCCATGTCAGACAATGTGGAGGGTAGGTGAAACGGCGAGCGGTCGGCCGCCTGATCGTGGAAAACGATATCTCTCGTGCCAGAGACCGATGGACCCACGTTTCATCACTTGTCGTTGATTCCGGAATGCAACAGCGCGGGCCGCCGGGCTCACGCCCTCCGTGATCCCTCGTGAGACATTGAGTAGCAATCACTGGGCTTGCCCTCGGGGGGGAGCATGCATCGCGAGTGGGAGTCATCGGGCACGAAGTCTGGGATGGGCCGCCGCCGGAGCAGCCCCGGCGCGTGGCTGACGGCCCTGGGGCTGATGTTCGTGCTGCTCTTCAGCCAGGCCCCGCGCGCGGAGGGACTGCCGCCCAACCTGCGCGCCTCGCTGCTGGTGCGAATCCTCGCCTATGACCGGCGGATGGGGGTGCGGCCTCCGCCCCTGACCATCGCCGTCCTCTATCGCGAGGGCAATGCGGATTCGGAAGGCCAGGGCCAGGAGTTCACCCGTGCACTGGAGCTGGCCTCACGGGGCAGGAGTGTGTTGGGCCGGCCGGTGCGGATCGTCCGCGTGGGCTTCCGTGATCCGACGCAACTGAGGGATGACCTGTCCCAGGCACGCGTGGTGGCGCTCTACGCGTGCGAGGGACTCGAGGCCGACACGACGAGCATCGCCCGGGTGACGCGGCAGTTGTCCATCCTCTCCTTCGCCGGCAGCAGGACCGAGCTGGAGCAGGGTCTGGCCATCGGGCTCGGCCGGCAGGGC
Above is a window of Cystobacter fuscus DNA encoding:
- a CDS encoding YfiR family protein, with translation MGRRRSSPGAWLTALGLMFVLLFSQAPRAEGLPPNLRASLLVRILAYDRRMGVRPPPLTIAVLYREGNADSEGQGQEFTRALELASRGRSVLGRPVRIVRVGFRDPTQLRDDLSQARVVALYACEGLEADTTSIARVTRQLSILSFAGSRTELEQGLAIGLGRQGNSPIILIQLAAARAEGADLDAGLLSLSQLVEPARSTP